The proteins below are encoded in one region of Helianthus annuus cultivar XRQ/B chromosome 2, HanXRQr2.0-SUNRISE, whole genome shotgun sequence:
- the LOC110885174 gene encoding uncharacterized protein LOC110885174, which produces MELAHRAHWAIKTVNADYDEAVGQKVWLYNSRLKLFAGKLKSKWMGPYVIRRVGRFGDVDIEDVQTNKQQTVNRHRLKPYLESNDINNLELDKVGYILRPVNEEQE; this is translated from the exons ATGGAGTTAGCTCATCGGGCACattgggcaattaaaacggtGAACGCGGATTACGATGAAGCAG TGGGCCAGAAAGTGTGGTTGTATAACTCAAGATTAAAGTTATTCGCGGGCAAGCtaaaaagtaaatggatgggtcCTTATGTCATTAGGCGAGTGGGTCGATTCGGTGATGTTGATATCGAAGATGTTCAAACCAACAAGCAACAAACGGTAAACAGGCATCGGCTTAAGCCGTATTTGGAAAGCAATGACATCAACAATCTAGAGCTTGACAAGGTGGGTTACATCCTACGCCCAGTGAATGAGGAACAAgaatga
- the LOC110909081 gene encoding uncharacterized protein LOC110909081: MGGRSIGLDDQPIEWQPTLFNDRMNRLKDKAAAFICEKEVKEVEFGPLNVFARFRALGWEAALNCYDRDNKNLFKNEIQEWMATPTCPKYNKPQQMKLIGTVNGIEVEMSFDTLRKLAKFDSLPARDYMFLSLDDLFHKPKAHPRWNDMLEALFLSGTYHGTLYRKTLKIEAKLLLMICIYNVITRRGDKQEVRFPEVPVLYALLHGSPRFPFRYLVIINVWICRNKVGRSIIPYCRIITRLLKMYKAITPEDKGAMKRHRHFDIQRMGSGWTYDESERYYKLKSEGQRWCALKVDARALQPGEDDEPESDDEPRSGDDDYADEPNMEHMDVVTPQENQ; encoded by the coding sequence ATGGGAGGCAGGTCCATTGGATTGGATGACCAACCGATAGAGTGGCAACCAACTTTGTTTAATGATCGCATGAACCGGTTGAAAGATAAAGCGGCGGCATTTATTTGTGAGAAAGAAGTGAAGGAAGTGGAGTTTGGTCCCCTTAATGTGTTTGCTCGGTTTCGAGCATTGGGTTGGGAGGCGGCGTTGAATTGTTATGATCGCGATAACAAGAATTTGTTTAAAAATGAAATCCAAGAGTGGATGGCCACTCCCACATGTCCCAAGTATAACAAGCCACAACAAATGAAACTAATCGGCACAGTGAATGGTATAGAAGTTGAGATGTCGTTTGACACTTTGAGGAAGTTGGCAAAGTTTGACAGTTTGCCCGCAAGAGACTATATGTTCCTATCTCTCGACGATTTGTTTCATAAGCCGAAAGCCCATCCACGATGGAATGATATGTTGGAAGCTTTATTTCTATCGGGTACTTACCATGGCACACTTTATAGGAAAACTCTGAAGATTGAAGCCAAGTTGTTGCTCATGATTTGTATTTACAATGTGATCACGAGGAGGGGGGATAAGCAGGAAGTTAGATTCCCTGAGGTGCCCGTTCTTTATGCTTTGCTTCATGGGTCACCCCGTTTTCCATTCCGGTACTTGGTGATTATTAACGTGTGGATATGTCGGAACAAAGTTGGAAGGAGTATTATTCCCTATTGCCGAATAATCACAAGATTGCTCAAGATGTACAAAGCTATTACGCCGGAGGATAAGGGTGCTATGAAAAGACATAGGCATTTTGATATTCAAAGGATGGGAAGTGGGTGGACTTATGATGAATCTGAGAGATATTATAAGTTGAAATCTGAAGGTCAACGGTGGTGTGCGTTGAAGGTGGATGCGAGAGCATTGCAGCCGGGTGAGGATGATGAGCCCGAGAGTGATGATGAGCCCCGAAGTGGGGATGATGATTATGCTGATGAGCCAAATATGGAACACATGGatgttgtgacaccccaggaaaaccagtaa